In one window of Corynebacterium mycetoides DNA:
- a CDS encoding globin, translated as MEISRAGTESDDTLYAQLGEEFFARLVGGFYAQVREDDLIGPMYPADDWGGAEDRLRWFLVQYWGGPHTFNEQRGRPMLRKRHFQFDIGAAEAERWLELMGRSLDQFSEDELSEQHRGMLWNHMQRVAYMMINTQEDGVVR; from the coding sequence ATGGAGATATCACGGGCGGGAACGGAAAGTGACGACACGCTCTACGCGCAGCTGGGCGAGGAGTTCTTCGCGCGGCTCGTTGGCGGCTTCTACGCGCAGGTGAGAGAGGACGACCTGATCGGTCCGATGTACCCCGCGGACGATTGGGGCGGGGCCGAGGATCGCCTGCGCTGGTTCCTCGTCCAGTACTGGGGAGGCCCGCACACCTTCAACGAGCAACGCGGCCGCCCCATGCTGCGCAAGCGCCATTTCCAGTTCGACATCGGTGCTGCTGAGGCGGAGCGCTGGCTCGAGCTGATGGGCAGGTCGCTGGACCAGTTCAGCGAAGACGAGCTCTCGGAGCAGCACCGCGGCATGCTGTGGAACCACATGCAGCGCGTGGCGTACATGATGATCAACACCCAGGAGGACGGGGTGGTCCGCTAA
- a CDS encoding mechanosensitive ion channel family protein: MTATRENIPENIDSVTTWWEDPATREVLLERPLKVALILIVAFAVHFVLSRVITRAADRSIHSSGGRIGLRRSTDEEDTPQARAQEGRRQARIRTLANVGRSAVAIVIWVWAALAILSEIEVNVAPLIASAGVVGVAIGFGAQSLVKDFLSGIFTLLENQYGVGDTISVNGVEGTVEDMTLRVTTLRDIDGVLWYIRNGDIHQVGNQSDRYSVARLEVPVSLTADPKRAADVILAAARTSAASPAIRDSVITEPELRGVSTFATDHMTYRVTLNTMPGEQWGVARSMYEDILDALQEAGVTLPGTQPVIIKYHPDNRDTGASGKEQAADGDITGGNGK; the protein is encoded by the coding sequence ATGACTGCGACCAGAGAAAACATCCCCGAGAACATCGACTCCGTCACCACCTGGTGGGAGGACCCGGCCACCAGGGAGGTGCTGCTCGAACGCCCGCTGAAAGTGGCGCTCATTCTCATCGTCGCGTTCGCCGTCCATTTCGTGCTCTCCCGCGTCATCACCCGCGCCGCCGACCGCAGCATTCACAGCTCGGGTGGGCGAATCGGCCTGCGCCGGAGCACGGACGAGGAGGACACCCCGCAGGCTCGCGCCCAGGAGGGGCGCAGGCAGGCGCGTATCCGCACCCTGGCCAACGTGGGGCGCTCGGCCGTCGCCATCGTCATTTGGGTGTGGGCGGCGCTGGCGATTCTCAGCGAGATCGAAGTCAACGTCGCCCCGCTTATCGCCTCGGCCGGTGTTGTCGGCGTGGCAATCGGCTTCGGCGCCCAGTCCCTTGTGAAGGACTTCCTCTCGGGCATCTTCACCCTCTTAGAGAACCAGTACGGGGTGGGTGACACCATCAGCGTCAACGGCGTCGAGGGCACCGTGGAGGACATGACACTGCGCGTGACCACGCTGCGCGATATCGACGGCGTGCTCTGGTACATCCGCAACGGCGACATCCACCAGGTCGGTAACCAGTCGGACAGGTACTCCGTCGCGCGCTTGGAGGTGCCCGTCTCCTTGACCGCAGATCCGAAACGGGCCGCCGATGTCATTCTCGCGGCCGCGCGCACGTCCGCCGCGTCCCCCGCGATTCGCGACAGCGTCATCACCGAGCCTGAGCTGCGCGGCGTGAGCACCTTCGCCACCGACCACATGACCTACCGGGTCACCCTCAACACCATGCCGGGCGAGCAGTGGGGCGTCGCGCGGTCGATGTACGAGGACATCCTTGACGCGCTGCAGGAAGCCGGCGTCACCCTGCCGGGCACCCAGCCGGTGATAATCAAGTACCATCCGGACAATCGGGACACCGGCGCATCAGGGAAGGAACAGGCAGCTGATGGAGATATCACGGGCGGGAACGGAAAGTGA
- a CDS encoding GntR family transcriptional regulator produces MARKHEYLVIAEQLRQRIETCELGPGDRLPSEREMVQDFSVARMTVRRALGLLQEEGLVERRRGRTGGTFARPLPPVVDVGSAEGLLHQLEHHGMRVRSELVDTGERVPPRMVALGFGTEPDVQIPMREMVHFADDRPVMAESAYLRPGRESEFEGLAASSLTCAPGEDPAAHRSREDLVMPTVASEKECTLLGLSTPAPLQRIVRKVWEDGELLSYSAIVLRTDSVTLRVSH; encoded by the coding sequence ATGGCACGCAAGCACGAGTATCTAGTCATTGCCGAACAACTGCGCCAGCGCATCGAGACGTGCGAGCTCGGCCCGGGCGACCGGCTGCCGTCGGAGCGCGAAATGGTTCAGGACTTCAGCGTCGCCCGCATGACCGTCCGCCGCGCGCTCGGCCTCTTGCAGGAAGAAGGCCTGGTCGAGCGCAGGCGTGGCCGCACCGGTGGCACATTCGCCCGCCCGCTCCCTCCCGTCGTGGATGTCGGCTCGGCGGAAGGGCTGTTGCATCAGTTGGAACACCACGGCATGCGCGTGAGATCGGAGCTGGTCGACACGGGCGAGCGGGTACCGCCACGCATGGTGGCCCTGGGTTTCGGCACGGAACCGGACGTCCAGATTCCGATGCGGGAAATGGTGCACTTCGCGGACGACAGACCCGTCATGGCGGAGTCGGCCTACCTGCGGCCCGGCCGAGAGTCGGAGTTTGAGGGACTCGCGGCCAGCAGCCTGACGTGCGCGCCGGGGGAGGATCCGGCCGCTCACCGCTCGCGCGAGGACCTGGTTATGCCGACAGTCGCCTCCGAGAAGGAGTGCACGCTCCTCGGCCTCTCCACCCCCGCGCCGCTGCAGCGCATCGTGCGCAAAGTGTGGGAGGACGGAGAGCTACTCAGCTACTCCGCCATCGTGCTGCGCACCGATTCGGTGACGCTGCGGGTGTCCCACTGA
- a CDS encoding cystathionine gamma-synthase produces the protein MPSGFSTNAIHAGYAPDSLYGPINTPIYASTTFAQDDLAVTRNGYEYTRVGNPTIAALEETVASLEGSEFAVAFASGMAAIDSVLRVLLKPGDHIIIGNDAYGGTYRLIQQVFTLWGVSNSVVDLTDVEAVKEAVTDKTKAIWVETPTNPLLDIADIRAIAAVKGGASLVVDNTFASPYLQRPLELGADIVVHSTTKYIGGHSDVIGGVVCANGADLQEQLRFFFGWVGAIPSPFDTYLTARGLKTLAVRMDRHCDNAEAVARFLEGEDNVARVCYPGLESHPGHDVAARQMKRFGGMVSVLFDTEEQAKAFCRSTELFCLAESLGGVESLVEHPATMTHLAVEGSALAVPGELVRISVGIEDEADLIADLQRALAQI, from the coding sequence GTGCCCTCCGGGTTTTCTACCAACGCCATCCACGCGGGTTATGCGCCAGACAGCCTCTACGGGCCGATCAACACACCGATCTACGCATCCACGACGTTCGCGCAGGACGACCTCGCAGTGACGCGCAACGGTTACGAATACACGCGGGTGGGCAACCCGACGATCGCCGCGCTCGAGGAGACGGTCGCATCGCTGGAGGGTTCCGAGTTCGCCGTGGCGTTCGCCTCGGGGATGGCGGCCATCGACAGCGTTCTGCGCGTGCTGCTCAAACCGGGCGACCACATCATCATCGGCAACGACGCCTACGGCGGCACCTACCGCCTGATCCAGCAGGTATTCACCCTCTGGGGCGTGTCCAACTCCGTGGTTGACCTGACGGATGTCGAGGCTGTCAAGGAGGCCGTGACCGATAAGACGAAGGCGATTTGGGTCGAGACTCCGACCAACCCCTTGCTCGATATCGCCGACATCCGCGCAATCGCCGCTGTCAAGGGCGGGGCGAGCCTCGTGGTGGACAACACCTTCGCCTCCCCGTACCTGCAGCGGCCCTTGGAGCTGGGTGCCGACATCGTGGTGCACTCCACGACCAAGTACATCGGCGGGCACTCGGACGTGATCGGCGGGGTTGTGTGCGCCAACGGTGCTGACCTGCAGGAGCAGCTGCGCTTCTTCTTCGGCTGGGTGGGCGCCATCCCGTCGCCGTTCGACACCTACCTCACCGCGCGGGGGCTGAAAACGCTGGCTGTGCGCATGGATCGTCACTGCGACAACGCGGAGGCGGTCGCCCGCTTCCTCGAGGGCGAAGACAACGTCGCCCGCGTGTGCTACCCGGGCCTGGAGTCGCACCCCGGCCACGACGTGGCGGCGCGGCAGATGAAGCGCTTCGGCGGGATGGTCTCCGTGCTCTTCGACACCGAGGAGCAGGCCAAGGCGTTTTGTCGCTCCACCGAGCTCTTCTGCCTGGCGGAGTCTTTGGGAGGGGTGGAGAGCCTGGTGGAGCACCCCGCGACCATGACCCACCTCGCGGTGGAGGGCTCCGCGCTGGCGGTGCCCGGCGAGCTCGTCCGCATCTCGGTGGGCATCGAGGACGAAGCCGACTTGATTGCGGATCTGCAGCGGGCCCTGGCGCAAATTTAG
- a CDS encoding acyl-CoA thioesterase, with protein MAENNENLTHEFAVEVRWDDFDRYGHVNNAVYIEYAQEARLAFANDFFGAASSLPVFVRHVEADYNRPILPDTTSVRVKTEVVKVGNTSFTTRQDIMDRHGSVCCVVTSVLVVVDVQTSTPRAITQQELGILTQNPAGEGK; from the coding sequence ATGGCAGAAAACAACGAGAACCTCACGCACGAATTTGCGGTCGAGGTGCGGTGGGACGACTTCGACCGCTACGGGCACGTCAACAACGCCGTCTACATTGAATACGCGCAGGAGGCCCGCCTCGCGTTCGCGAACGATTTCTTCGGGGCCGCCAGCTCGCTCCCCGTGTTCGTCCGCCACGTCGAGGCGGACTACAACCGCCCGATCTTGCCGGACACCACAAGCGTGCGGGTGAAAACCGAGGTGGTCAAGGTCGGCAACACCTCCTTTACCACCCGTCAGGACATCATGGACCGCCACGGCAGCGTGTGCTGCGTGGTCACCAGCGTGCTGGTGGTTGTCGATGTCCAAACAAGCACCCCGCGCGCCATCACGCAGCAGGAGCTGGGCATTCTCACGCAGAATCCCGCCGGGGAAGGAAAGTGA